Proteins from one Micromonospora sp. M71_S20 genomic window:
- a CDS encoding maleylpyruvate isomerase N-terminal domain-containing protein has product MSPIRTTYLAAARSAVELLAAPAVAARWDEPSALPAFGVGGLAGHLASQVLGVPAVLAAPVPAGDPVGLLDHYVRGTWLGAPVDATVNVAIRRAGDGLAADGPAALVDRCADTLRELADVLAAEPSGRVVHVVRGPWSLTLDDYLVTRLMELVVHADDLAVSVGVPTPELPTEVVDPVLTLLARLAVHRHGQPAVLRALSRAERAPASVAAL; this is encoded by the coding sequence GTGAGTCCGATCAGGACGACCTATCTCGCCGCCGCGCGCTCGGCGGTGGAGCTGCTCGCCGCCCCCGCCGTCGCGGCCCGCTGGGACGAACCGAGCGCCCTGCCCGCGTTCGGCGTGGGGGGCCTGGCCGGCCACCTCGCCAGCCAGGTGCTCGGCGTCCCCGCCGTGCTGGCCGCACCCGTCCCCGCCGGCGACCCCGTGGGGCTGCTCGACCACTACGTGCGCGGCACCTGGCTCGGCGCCCCGGTCGACGCCACGGTGAACGTCGCCATCCGCCGCGCCGGTGACGGACTCGCCGCCGACGGCCCGGCCGCTCTGGTCGACCGGTGTGCCGACACGCTGCGCGAACTGGCGGACGTGCTGGCGGCCGAGCCATCCGGGCGGGTGGTGCACGTGGTCCGTGGCCCGTGGTCGCTCACCCTGGACGACTACCTGGTCACCCGGCTGATGGAACTCGTCGTGCACGCGGACGACCTCGCGGTCAGCGTCGGGGTGCCCACCCCGGAGTTGCCGACCGAGGTGGTCGACCCGGTGCTGACGCTGCTGGCCCGCCTCGCCGTGCACCGGCACGGGCAGCCGGCGGTGCTGCGCGCCCTGAGCCGGGCGGAGCGGGCTCCGGCGAGCGTCGCCGCCCTCTGA
- a CDS encoding STAS domain-containing protein: MSLSIVKSVLPGGVIEIAPRGEIDVDTAYEVREAIAEVLTKGRPGRIELNMRLVTFIDSVGISAMVAGFQTAEVSGVKLVVTEPSRFVHRQLWVTGLLGLFGAPEPYYAGAPTPEVLPGA, translated from the coding sequence GTGAGCCTGTCGATCGTGAAGTCGGTCCTGCCCGGTGGTGTCATCGAGATCGCCCCGCGGGGTGAGATCGACGTCGACACCGCGTACGAGGTGCGCGAGGCGATCGCCGAGGTCCTGACCAAGGGGCGCCCCGGCCGGATCGAGCTGAACATGCGGCTCGTCACCTTCATCGACTCGGTCGGCATCAGCGCGATGGTCGCCGGCTTCCAGACCGCCGAGGTGAGCGGCGTCAAGCTCGTCGTCACCGAGCCGAGCCGCTTCGTGCACCGGCAGCTCTGGGTGACCGGCCTGCTCGGCCTCTTCGGCGCCCCCGAGCCCTACTACGCCGGCGCGCCCACCCCCGAGGTCCTCCCCGGAGCCTGA
- the surE gene encoding 5'/3'-nucleotidase SurE, protein MTLRVLVTNDDGIAAPGIQALARAAADRGLDVVVAAPLEEASGTSAAMTAVERDGHVVVHEHPLPEAPGVPAFAVGGSPGFIALIAVHGAFGPPPAVVLSGINRGANAGRAVLHSGTVGAAFTAAANGCRAMAVSLDVLSAGEATAASGGAAVAAAARVRDAERHWATAARVALDLLPRLTAGPVESVLNVNAPDLPHNRLRGVRRGTLATFGQVQMTVADAGHGFVRTSLEEPGQAVQPGTDLALLAEGYASVTAIRAVTEVADVDLSGLGDA, encoded by the coding sequence ATGACGCTGCGGGTACTGGTCACCAACGACGACGGGATCGCCGCGCCCGGCATCCAGGCGCTCGCGCGGGCGGCGGCGGACCGGGGCCTGGACGTGGTCGTCGCCGCGCCGCTGGAGGAGGCGAGCGGCACCAGCGCCGCGATGACCGCCGTGGAGCGCGACGGGCACGTGGTGGTCCACGAGCACCCGCTGCCGGAGGCGCCGGGGGTGCCGGCGTTCGCGGTCGGCGGCTCCCCCGGCTTCATCGCGCTGATCGCCGTGCACGGCGCCTTCGGCCCCCCGCCGGCGGTGGTGCTGTCCGGCATCAACCGGGGCGCGAACGCGGGACGTGCGGTGCTGCACTCGGGCACCGTGGGTGCGGCCTTCACCGCCGCCGCGAACGGCTGCCGGGCGATGGCCGTCTCGCTCGACGTGCTCTCGGCCGGGGAGGCCACGGCCGCCAGCGGGGGCGCCGCGGTGGCCGCCGCCGCCCGGGTACGCGACGCCGAGCGGCACTGGGCGACGGCCGCCCGGGTCGCCCTGGACCTGCTGCCCCGGCTCACCGCCGGGCCGGTGGAGAGCGTGCTCAACGTGAACGCGCCGGACCTGCCGCACAACCGGCTGCGCGGGGTGCGCCGGGGCACGCTCGCCACCTTCGGCCAGGTGCAGATGACGGTGGCGGACGCCGGGCACGGCTTCGTCCGCACGTCGCTGGAGGAGCCGGGGCAGGCCGTGCAGCCCGGCACCGACCTGGCCCTGCTGGCCGAGGGGTACGCCTCGGTGACGGCGATCCGCGCGGTCACCGAGGTGGCGGACGTCGACCTGTCGGGCCTCGGCGACGCCTGA
- a CDS encoding 1-phosphofructokinase family hexose kinase translates to MSGHVMVFAPTPRLTVTVDQPSEEPELHLHPGGQGVWQARMVMSLGVDVVLCTALGGEIGQVLEPLLVSEGVNLKVVVRDSGSGGYVHDRREGSRQEIVDVPGQPLSRHELDELYNLALGEGLRATVSVLSGPNEPSLVPADLYRRFAADLGANGSRVVVDLCGEHLDAVLDSGVFFLKVSHEELIADGRADGEDEEQLTRALYDLHAGGAENVVVSRADKPALALVDGEVFEVEMPRLEAADPRGAGDSMTAGVAAVVARGGDVRTAIRTGAAAGALNVTRHGLGTGRLDSITGLVDRVRLVPAGSRPQERTSPDELADRAAGR, encoded by the coding sequence ATGAGCGGGCACGTGATGGTCTTCGCGCCCACGCCCCGACTGACGGTGACCGTCGACCAGCCCAGCGAGGAGCCGGAGCTGCACCTGCACCCCGGCGGGCAGGGCGTCTGGCAGGCCCGGATGGTGATGTCGCTCGGGGTCGACGTGGTGCTCTGCACCGCCCTCGGCGGCGAGATCGGCCAGGTGCTGGAGCCGCTGCTGGTCAGCGAGGGGGTGAACCTCAAGGTGGTGGTCCGCGACTCCGGCAGCGGCGGCTACGTGCACGACCGGCGCGAGGGCTCCCGGCAGGAGATCGTGGACGTGCCCGGCCAGCCGCTCAGCCGGCACGAGCTGGACGAGCTCTACAACCTGGCGCTCGGCGAGGGCCTGCGCGCCACGGTCAGCGTGCTGAGCGGGCCGAACGAGCCGTCGCTGGTCCCGGCCGACCTCTACCGGCGGTTCGCCGCCGACCTCGGGGCCAACGGCAGCCGGGTGGTGGTCGACCTCTGCGGCGAGCACCTCGACGCCGTGCTGGACAGCGGCGTCTTCTTCCTCAAGGTCAGCCACGAGGAGCTGATCGCCGACGGCCGCGCCGACGGCGAGGACGAGGAGCAGCTCACCCGTGCCCTGTACGACCTGCATGCCGGCGGCGCCGAGAACGTGGTGGTGAGCCGGGCCGACAAGCCCGCCCTCGCCCTGGTCGACGGCGAGGTCTTCGAGGTCGAGATGCCCCGACTGGAGGCGGCCGACCCGCGCGGGGCGGGCGACTCGATGACCGCCGGGGTGGCGGCCGTGGTGGCGCGCGGCGGTGACGTGCGCACCGCGATCCGTACCGGCGCGGCGGCCGGCGCGCTGAACGTGACCCGGCACGGCCTCGGCACCGGCCGGCTCGACTCGATCACCGGCCTGGTCGACCGGGTGCGCCTCGTGCCGGCCGGCAGCCGGCCGCAGGAGCGGACCAGCCCCGACGAACTGGCCGACCGGGCGGCCGGGCGATGA
- a CDS encoding SRPBCC family protein, translating to MLRRSSFSYTVQARCSLAEAAALLADPARQEDLHPLIVRVRRVPPRPGARASYAITDRLAAGPVRLPITYRADVLVDDPDEIVTVARQWPATTVRNHTRLRAEPDGVVRIEVEITLAAPAPLFGYAFRQARAAHLGLAARLAAALDTNPPGPPAG from the coding sequence GTGCTCAGGCGAAGTTCCTTCAGCTACACCGTCCAGGCGCGCTGCTCCCTCGCGGAGGCCGCGGCACTGCTCGCCGACCCCGCCCGGCAGGAGGACCTGCACCCGCTGATCGTCCGGGTCCGTCGGGTGCCACCCCGTCCCGGCGCGCGCGCCAGCTACGCCATCACCGATCGGCTGGCCGCCGGGCCGGTGCGCCTGCCGATCACCTACCGCGCTGACGTCCTCGTCGACGATCCGGACGAGATCGTCACGGTGGCCCGCCAGTGGCCCGCCACCACGGTGCGCAACCACACCCGGCTGCGGGCGGAGCCCGACGGCGTGGTCCGCATCGAGGTCGAGATCACCCTCGCCGCGCCCGCGCCGCTCTTCGGCTACGCGTTCCGCCAGGCCCGCGCCGCCCATCTCGGGCTGGCCGCGCGCCTCGCCGCGGCCCTCGACACGAACCCGCCCGGGCCGCCGGCCGGCTGA
- a CDS encoding cation diffusion facilitator family transporter encodes MGAGHDHHHGSVANAAHRHRGRLWAAFGLLAGLMVVEAVAAFRTGSLALLSDAGHMFTDVLGIGMALAAIAATRRAGADPQRTFGLYRLEVLAALANAALLSGVAVYVVIEAVRRFGDPPEVLAGPMLVVAVLGLLANVGAFALLRSGAKESINVHGAYLEVLGDLLGSLGVIGAALLIVTTGWWWADPLVAVGIGVFILPRTWRLGRAALRILVQAAPEHLQVTAVHDRLAAVPGVAEVHDLHVWTLTSGMEVASAHLTMAPGAEVGAVLGAARAALHDDFQIEHATLQIEPGASPGACGAVEW; translated from the coding sequence GTGGGCGCAGGTCATGACCACCATCACGGGTCGGTGGCGAACGCCGCCCACCGCCACCGGGGCCGGCTCTGGGCGGCGTTCGGGCTGCTCGCCGGCCTGATGGTGGTGGAGGCGGTGGCGGCCTTCCGCACCGGCTCACTGGCCCTGCTGAGCGACGCCGGGCACATGTTCACCGACGTGCTCGGCATCGGCATGGCGCTCGCGGCGATCGCCGCCACCCGGCGGGCGGGCGCCGACCCGCAGCGCACCTTCGGCCTCTACCGGCTGGAGGTGCTGGCCGCGCTGGCCAACGCCGCGCTGCTCTCCGGGGTCGCGGTCTACGTCGTGATCGAGGCGGTGCGCCGCTTCGGCGACCCGCCCGAGGTGCTGGCCGGCCCGATGCTCGTGGTCGCCGTGCTCGGCCTGCTCGCCAACGTCGGCGCCTTCGCGCTGCTGCGCTCCGGGGCGAAGGAGAGCATCAACGTCCACGGCGCGTACCTGGAGGTGCTCGGCGACCTGCTGGGGTCACTCGGGGTGATCGGGGCGGCGCTACTGATCGTCACCACCGGCTGGTGGTGGGCGGACCCACTGGTGGCGGTCGGAATCGGCGTGTTCATCCTGCCGCGCACCTGGCGGCTCGGGCGGGCCGCGCTGCGCATCCTGGTGCAGGCCGCGCCGGAGCACCTCCAGGTCACCGCGGTGCACGACCGACTGGCCGCCGTGCCCGGCGTCGCCGAGGTGCACGACCTGCACGTCTGGACGCTGACCTCCGGGATGGAGGTGGCCTCGGCGCACCTGACCATGGCCCCCGGCGCGGAGGTCGGCGCGGTGCTGGGCGCCGCCCGGGCCGCGCTGCACGACGACTTCCAGATCGAGCACGCGACGTTGCAGATCGAGCCGGGAGCGTCGCCCGGGGCCTGTGGGGCGGTCGAGTGGTAA